The Rhinolophus ferrumequinum isolate MPI-CBG mRhiFer1 chromosome 21, mRhiFer1_v1.p, whole genome shotgun sequence region AATTCACGGGTTCCGGGTGGCATAGGATTGGGAAAAGCCTTGAGACTCTGAGCAACTACCCCACTTAGCTCCTTTCCCCTCACAGAGCAAGGAAGGCCGGGGACCCCTTCTTCCCGCATACGGCTCCCCAACGCCTCTTCCCTTGCGGGACCAGGCCCTAGGAGCCTGGTTCCCCACCTGACACATTCAAGGACCACGCTTTCCACTCCGAACTTTACCTACCTAAAGCCTGCCGCTTCCCCGGTGTGCTTAGCCCCCACCGAGGAAAATGGAGTCGTCGAACCGAGACTGGGAAAAGATAGTACGAACCCACCGCACGGCCCctccgccgccaccgccgccgctaCTGCGTCAACGTGCTACGTCACTTCCGGCTCCCTGTCACTGGGAGTGGGCGGGCAATTTCTTGCTCACTTCACCCGCCCGACTGGCCGGGCTTCGTCCGGGAGGCTGTGCACACTGGCAGAAGAAGTTTAGGAGGACAGCTGTCAGAACAGAGCCCGGGAACAGAGTGAGCGGATCGGAAGCAACCGGGCCTTGCCGGTTCCTCAGGCCGCTCTAGCCAAAGGAACCCTACAGACCAGACTAGAGCTTCTTCATTTCCTGCTCTCTGTGGTTCCGCCTGCAGCTTCCGGTTCCGGTGAAGGGCAGAGTTTTCTTCGAAGATTTGGGGCTCCGCGACGCAGCCAGCATGGCTGTGGTGTCGCTACTGTTGTTCGGGGGTTTGTGGAGTGCCGTGGGAGCGTCCAATCTGGCTGTCGTTACATGCGGTTCTGTGGTGAAGCTACTCAATACGCGCCACAATGTGCGACTGCACTCACACGACGTGCGCTACGGGTCAGGTACGGCCACCCGGCTTCGGGTGGGCTGGGAAGGCCGGGTAGGCTCCGGAGGGGGCGGGGCCGAGAGAAAATCTGAGGGGTGTGGCCTGGGAAGGTTAGGGAAGCCCCCGGGAGGTCCTTGAGGTCTGGAGGCGGGGAGGCGGAGAATTGAGTTTTAAGGCAGCTTAATCATAATACCAGCTTATATCTGGTGAGCTACGTGCCAGGtacatacattacatatatacttttctagatttttaacaTTCCTACGGGGCAGAGactattgttattctcattttacagatgaggactcaGAAATGAGTCGTATGTCCAAAGCCTTGCAGTTAGTCAATGACAGAGACGGGGTTAGAGCCAAATCTGTACAGGTTCAAAGCCTGCTTTCACCTGCTCCGGGCTGGCACTACTCAGTGTGGGAGAAACAGTCATAGAGAAAATGACAGTAAGTGCTGTATCTCTGAAGTCTTGAATTCCAAGAGCTCACTCTTGACTGCGACCCTCAGTTCTAACTCTTTGGCTTCTTACACTTGCTCTTCAACTTTTTACCTTTGGCCTCTTTTTACACAAACCTTACTCTTCTTATAAAGAATTTAAACAAGCACTCACTGGAATTGGAGAGGAGACtgttttgagagtttttaatcatttgaaattaaacTGCTTAGTTTGTGGGTTTATTTATAATCCAGCAATTATTTATGGGTTCATTCAGTATAGATTAATGAGTTCCTATTATGTGCCTAATATTGTTCTGGGTACAGGAGATAATGGTGGTCAGCCAGGAAGttacaagaaaacaagacaaaaagagaaaaaagttggTGAGGTATAAGAGGCATCTAAGATGACTGCTAGATTTCTATCTTGGATGACTGATGATGCTAATAGCTAAGAGAGGAAGAAGTTCTCTCAGATGAGGGCAAGGCTGTGGTTCATGATTCTCAAAACCTGTCTGACCAGCTAGACTTGAAAAGGAATTGAGTTGCCTTTGTTGGGATGTTTTCATAATTCTAGCAACCATTCAGCAAACACCTACCATGTGTCTGgcttattactttttaatttgttctgGTTTCCTACTTTGGATCTACTAAATCAGGATATGGGTGGAAAGAGTCCTGCCAGTAGGAATCTGTAGGTTTGAAAAGCTCTTCAGGTGCTCTTGATGGGTAGCCAGATTTGAGAACCAGGTTcagtctggagctcagaagagggATCTGTGGTGAGCCTGAGGTAGAGTTAAGTACAGACAGTCCctgacttaaaattttttgacTTTCGATGGTGTGAAAGCAATATGCATTCCGTAGAAACcagctaggctaagctatgatgtttgatAGATTAGGTATATTAAATATAAGTTGAGGAGCACCTGTTCAGCATCATTGTATTATACAAGTAGTGGTTGAAAATGTAGGTAAATGAGATTGCCCAAGACGAACTGTGGTTCTCAATCTGCTGTCAGTTTGAATCACTTGAAAAACTTGTTGAAGCATTTATGAATGCTTCTGTCCTGACCCCCAACAAGTATTTAAGAATAATTAGGGCTAGAGATAGAACTCTGGGTAATCCCAAGGTTTAAGGATGGGAGAGGAAGTGGAAGAGTGGAGTggaagtgggagaggaagagggttTAATAGAAAGTGAAAAAGTAGGAGACAGAAAGTACAGACCGTGATTTAGTGAGGCATGGCAGTGAGGACCAAGAGAACTGGAAGGCAGTAGCCAGAAGTCAGGAGAAAGGGTgcgtttggcttttttttttttttttttttttgaagatgaaaaacacCACTAGGAGCTGAGTAGAAGAAGCAGTAGAGAGAAGCTGGTAGTTTAGCTACATTCACCCAGGTAACTAGTATAAGACGTAATGTCTTAAGTGGTAAAAGGGAAGTATCATTAAAAGGCTGTGGTGAGGCAGGGCCAAGGGACTGAAGGCAAAGACAGGAGGAACAGACGAGAGTACCTGAGGAAAGTGTCTGGGAAATAGGAAGTGCTCTCAAAAAATTATGTAGTGAGTGAGAGGCCTAAGGAAGAGAATATCCCTGGACTCTATATGAGAAAGTGACCTATTTGGGGGAACTTGACAGAAAATAAAGCTTTGTGGGAGGCCACGTAGTAGAGTGGTTAAGAATGTGAGTTGTAGAGTCAGACCACCTAAGTTCAAACTCCAGCACTGTCTCTTggagttgtgtgaccttgggtataCTATTCGGCCTTTCTAACTCTTcagtgtaaaatggggataataataatacctacctcagagAATAGATGCGTGTATCAAATAAGAATATTCAGGCAAAAGGCTTAGTATCTGACACCTAATAAGTGCTCAGTACACATTAGGTAGCTaacagttactattttttttttacgcCTGTAGCTACATGTTTAACCCAGTACCTTTTAACCTGCAGAATTGTACCACTTCAGACAGTATTAACCAAATTTAGATGATTtgagaatacttttaaaatacattgatagaggggtggctggttagctcagttggttagagcgcgatgcttgtaacaccagggttgccggttcaatccccacatgggccagtgttaGCTGCActgtccacaactagattgaaacaactacttgacttggagctgataggtcctgaaaaaacacacttaaaataaaagctttcttaaaagaatatatattgatAGATCACTTATAGGAATTTGGGAGCTGTAATGGCTGCTTGCATTAAAGTTGACAGCAAATACTGGTCTCATTTTAATagcaaaatgttataaaatattgttttgattgtAATTCATAGTAAACATTGAATAATGTTACTAGACATGTAAAAATTATAGGGGCTGTACAGACTAGCACATACAGGTAAACACCTGTGCTTCAAAAAACCcacatacattcatttatttagtgccCTTTGATGCAAATTCTTGGAATTTTCTGATATGGTACACTCTAAAATGTAGTTAATCATACAATAACTAAtactttataaatacattttgtatttatCATACATATTctaatgtagaagaaaaaaataattccctgTAGAGtttcctctccacccctccaAGCCTGTTTTATGACATGGGGCACATTACTGACCATAGGAAAGAGGGATCCAGCTGAAgtcacactcttttttttttttttgactgcagGTAGTGGGCAGCAGTCAGTGACAGGTGTAACCTCTGTGGATGACAGCAATAGTTACTGGAGGATACGGGGGAAGACTGCCACCGTGTGTGAGAGGGGAACCCCCATCAGATGTGGGCAGCCCATCCGGCTGACACATATCAACACTGGCCGAAACCTCCATAGTCACCACTTCACCTCACCTCTTTCTGGAAACCAGGTGAGGTGGCATCCCATGGATCACTGCTGTTCTGTGCTTTACTCAGTTGAGTTGTTTGATATCTTGGTTCTTAACCCTTTCTTTTCTAGGTAtagatgttttcttctgtgcagacCTGGAGAATTGGCTCTTGTCTCATAAGTGTGAAAGAAATTGTTTCTGGTCAAAAGGGAGATTTTATATCTAGATCAAATcaggaaatgaagaggaaaaacaaaataggtatagCATATCATAAGTTATCTTGATGAATCCTATAATAAAGAAACCCAAAGTTTTCCAAACTTGcaatgaaagttatttttttaaatgatggcaaCTGACTCCGTTAGGAAAATAAACTAGGTACTGTGGCCACTTTTTAGCCTTGAGCTTTTGGGGCATGTGGAGTTCCTTAATGACTACTTCCCTCCCGTGTACACCCACTCTGCACATAGTTTTCCCTGTAGACATCTTACATGAGTATGGTCAACTTGTTTTAGTTAATAAAGCAACATCGATACATTGTTATTAACTGAAGTCTATTGGTTATTctgatttccttagtttttatctactgccctttttctgttccaggatcccatccaggatactaCATTACTTTAGTTGTTATGTTTCTTTAATCTCCTTTTGGCAGTGACAGTTCTGATtcttcttgtttttgatgaccttgacatttttgaggaGTGCTGGTCAAGTATAT contains the following coding sequences:
- the SDF2 gene encoding stromal cell-derived factor 2; amino-acid sequence: MAVVSLLLFGGLWSAVGASNLAVVTCGSVVKLLNTRHNVRLHSHDVRYGSGSGQQSVTGVTSVDDSNSYWRIRGKTATVCERGTPIRCGQPIRLTHINTGRNLHSHHFTSPLSGNQEVSAFGEEGEGDYLDDWTVLCNGPYWVRDGEVRFKHSSTEVLLSVTGEQYGRPISGQKEVHGMAQPSQNNYWKAMEGIFMKPSELLKAEAHHAEL